The genomic segment ATCAATGCTTGTGGCTGCAATAATAGCGTCAGGCGATGGAAGCTTTTTGCCTTCTGACTCGAACCACAAAATACGAATATCAGCTGCATTTTTAGCAATATTATCATTAATATGAACCATCAAACCCTCAGACTTTGGGTATTCAATATATTCTTCAATAACATCCTTATACGATAAATCTTTTTGTGTTCTGGGAATGGACAATAGTTCTACTTGGACAATTGTAGGCATTAAAAGCTCTATATCATCATCAAAGCGAAGTTCGTTAATAAATTGAACAGCAGGTTGATATCCCCATGAAGCATAGATATAAATATTCGTGTCACAAATAACCTTCTGTTTATTTGACATCAAGTTCCTCCATGTCCGCATCTTCATCACTGATAGGATAAAGATCCTCGGCTTTCTCGGCCGGTTTTACTTTACTAAGCGCTTCTTTAGTTCGACGTACTGCTTCAATTTGTTTTTGATATTTGGGCACAGCAAATTGAGAGCGCACAATTAAATTTTTGCTGCTTCCAGGTGTCTCAAGCTTCTCTGTATCTATCTTCCCAAGCTTGATCCATTTGTAAACACCTTGGACACTAATTCCGAACATCTCGGCGACTTCATCGGCACTGACATATTTGCTATTCTTCTCTTGATGCTCTAACGGGACGGCTAGCACATTTCGAGCTTGAATATAATCTTGCGCCTTCCTGATTCGAATAATCGCAGCGGCTTTTCGTAACGTTTCAAGTTCTTCTTCAACTAAAGTAACACTTGTTGTGAACACTTCAATCTCTTGAGCCAGCTCTTCACTTGTTTTTGACATGCTGTTCACCT from the Paenibacillus sp. BIHB 4019 genome contains:
- a CDS encoding PIN domain-containing protein, coding for MSNKQKVICDTNIYIYASWGYQPAVQFINELRFDDDIELLMPTIVQVELLSIPRTQKDLSYKDVIEEYIEYPKSEGLMVHINDNIAKNAADIRILWFESEGKKLPSPDAIIAATSIDLDAQLYSKNDKDFVYAAQHFGLKFENPINRIDLEKFMKENELAHEESDIMDTAMRVLAKMDEESLRELSYKSIGLLNDQAKKEQIKFARGLKKRRSES
- a CDS encoding helix-turn-helix domain-containing protein — encoded protein: MSKTSEELAQEIEVFTTSVTLVEEELETLRKAAAIIRIRKAQDYIQARNVLAVPLEHQEKNSKYVSADEVAEMFGISVQGVYKWIKLGKIDTEKLETPGSSKNLIVRSQFAVPKYQKQIEAVRRTKEALSKVKPAEKAEDLYPISDEDADMEELDVK